Part of the Vigna angularis cultivar LongXiaoDou No.4 chromosome 1, ASM1680809v1, whole genome shotgun sequence genome, tggttTCAAAGGACtgtaagaataaaaaaattagtgagtttcaaaagaaaaaatattaaaaaaatacaaaaactttatattatgttatatctATATATAGTTAACTACAGAATGTTTgacagaagagagaaaaaattatattcaaaattcTTAAGAATCGTAAATCCCCAAATTTTAATACTTCTAAATGACAAAGTTATGTACtcttattacaaaaatatttatatgttactGTTATTAcggaatttttattttatttttaattttaattattttacaaaagtaAACTCGTATTTTGTTCATGGAAACTTTTATTCGAACTAGACAAGATTAGTTTTCTAAATATTAAGCTTTTGACGAAACTTAATCAAAATTTACTCTAGAAAAATATTGATTACtgataaatgtttaaaataatttttgtatttaagaCATTTTTTTGTCAATAGCTTCATTATATTTCTgtcttttaaaagatttttattaatttgagaaaataatatacatacagacatatacatatatctataaatatatatatatatatatatatatatatatatatacacacaccaAAGTTTATTCTCTTTAATCTAATGATTGTAAATACACTAAATAATACGAGCagaatataaaaagtaaatttaaaaaacaaataatacctATATATCCTTTATAAGCATTAAGTTATGTCATATTTACACAAATCTTAATAAATGTtacaaaaaaagtataaatcaCTTTATTCCTATTCATTAAATTCATTCTTTGAATCACAAAAACATTACGtcttaaaaaaaaacgaaagGATTCAAAATTGCTTAAATGTGAAAAATGATACCAAATGCATTATTTATTCGGCCTTCAGATGGTgtgcaagaaaaataaaattgcaagTGAATTTGTTTTGCGGTTAGAAAAATATGGAAAGAAATTTCACTtgtgtttcaatttttatttaaacttaaaaacaaaattgaccATTCGTCATATGGCTTATTAACAAAAACATACATTACTTATTTACCAATAATgatatcaaattttataaattgaaatctCCAAAATATGCACCTAAGGTAAAGCTAAAAATTCATTAGAAACTTAACCGGTTTAGAGACTCAACAGCATTTGTAATTAGTACTCAATTTGTATTTAACAGGAAAATGTTAGGCACTACACAGAAGAACTGTTCACAAAAATCAAAAGATGTTATACTAAACCCTTTAAGATTCATAAGGAAACCTACTATTACCTAAATTAAGAAAAGGCAAACCCTAGAgccaaacacaaaaataaaaaatacaggAATCATTGAAACTAAGCCCTTTCGCCTCTGATTCTTCTGGCAAGTTGAATATCCTTGGGCATAATGGTGACTCTCTTAGCATGAATTGCACAGAGATTAGTGTCTTCAAAGAGTCCAACCAAATAAGCCTCAGCAGCTTCCTGGAGAGCTGAAACGGCACTGCTCTGGAACCTCAGATCCGTTTTGAAGTCCTGCGCGATCTCTCGAACCAATCGCTGAAAGGGAAGCTTTCGGATAAGAAGCTCTGTGCTCTTCTGGTACTTCCTGATTTCCCTCAGAGCCACAGTTCCTGGCCTGAACCTGTGCGGCTTCTTTACTCCACCGGTCGCCGGAGCAGACTTCCGAGCAGCCTTCGTCGCCAACTGCTTTCGGGGAGCCTTGCCACCAGTAGACTTACGGGCTGTTTGCTTGGTACGGGCCATTTGGAAGCTTTTAGAAAATTCTGAAGAAGCGTTCCGAAGCGGGTAATTGTTTGGGTATTTATGGATGAAATTGGATGACAAAGGGATTTAATTATATAGGTGAGAGCTTGAAATTTGGGGGGAACGAAATCCACGTTTGGAGCGTTCAGTTTGGAGCAATCCGTGTATGGGTTTATCGGACGGTCACGATTTCGTTTGGGGGATATCACGCGGATTCATCTTTTTCCATTTCAGTGTTCGTTTCGCGCCAGCAAAACATTTGGTGTATTCGTTGTTTCAAAAGTTtaccttttaattttattaaatataagtataaatactaaaaattatttttaattaattttattaatatatttactaatactcaaaaaatcaataattatatgtaaaatatattttttattagtatgtttttaaaatttgatgtgtatataatttacttgcataaaatgaacaagattaGAGTGAATATATACTGAAATTTACTTGCATAAAACGATAAAAAAGAATTGTCTGGGTATATAAAAAGATACATAACTTAGTTCTGTCCGATTCAATTATAAATGCTCTTAGTCACAAAAAGTAGTTGGTAAATTAATTCAAAGATATTTTCTCAAATTGCatatcaatataatttaatggTGATTTggaatttgaattaaaaaattgtttaatttcatTACGTGATATCTTATTAGTTTTTAAACATGTAATTCAAAAGTGATTTCATTGTTTtacttaaatttgattaaatacaaatttaataagTTTAGTTTGTTAAAATTGTATTTCTAGACTTATTTTAGTCTGTGATTCAAATATACAGAGATAGAagcatataaatattataaattgcactatttttttctgaataaataaataataaagttaaatatatgcATATTGTTAAAAGTAGACACAATTTATATAAAGTAATATAAGGatattatgaaaagaaaatcaatagATGATTATCCAATACTTTCATGTTTAATCGTGTatataagaataatatttaattcatcaaCAATTAAGATtacctattttattatttaaaataagatattattttttcaataaattgatATACTGATGGTCAGcagtaatatattttataataagataTTCACTTTAGAGGAAATTAATCATATCTGTTAATGtaagtttatataaattaaaaagatataatatatttgtaatgattatttatttttaacaaattagttTTACAACTTTGTAAAACATTGTTGCAATCAGATTAGCTTTGAGACATAAGGAGCTCTTCATCATCAAATCTCCTCCTCAATACCCCTTTCTCAATTCTCCactcttctttttttatctaaacAGATTAAGTAGTAAACCACTTAATAAAATGTAACATTTTCTTATGCTTATTTGATCCACGTGccttataataatatatcatcTTAATTAAAAAGATGATATATTGTAAATATAAGAACAGAGTCGAATAatatattgtaaatataaaacGTCTATTCTCAGTATGTGTCATACGCTTCCCATGTAAACTTTAGCATCTTGCATCATCAAAGGCAAAATTAGCGTCTGATTATGCTCTGTAAACGAGTTTTCAGCAATGAATGTAACTTATTCTTTAATCGGGGAGGTTTTAAAGTATGATTCAgtataatgtatatttttaaattatatccaAGAACACAAGGGTGaacaacaaattgaaaaaataaaataaaaaccagaTAAGTTTTGTATCTGTCCCTGGATTCTGATTTGGAAACAAGAGAACAAAATAATCAGTAAagttatgaatttcaaaataacaaagaaGGCATTTGGAGTGGCTTCATGTAAACGAAAGAGGCGAGTAAGATTTAGTTTCTAATGTTTTTACAACAAACAGAGATTATCATAAACTGCAGCAATGATAATATTAAGAATAACACAGAAAATTATGGCACATTGTCAAGAAGAAGCTTGACACGGGAAAATGTTGTCCATTTCACCATTTCCAGAAAACATTAGAACCACACTTGTATTTGTCCTTTCCTTCACATTCTAGCTCCAAATCATCAGACAGAAAAGGAACTTTCTGCGTTCATCAAAGGAAACCAGAGTAAAATTTTGAATCAGTGTTACACAAGTTTGATAAAAGATCACACtagaagaaaaaagttaaaaactgTTTTCTATATATACTGCTTAAAAGCTTACGAAAAGAAAGTTCAAAAGTACCTTTTGCTTAGCTAGATCTTGGCAACCGGTGAAGTTCTCAGGGAACTTGCAAGTGCCAAATTCCACAGTGTATGCTCTTGCAAAGTTGGCTCCAGTGGTGGCTAACCTTTTCTTGTCATTAAGTTCCTGTAGCAATTATCCATTAGAAACTAGTTGAATTCCGATGGcatgaaaaagagaaattaagGGTTTGAAAAGACCTTGTTGGTCTTGCTCCTTTCAAGGTATTCTTCAATGATTCCTGCATTGGCTGAAGAGTTGGAAGCAGCAGCTGCAGCAGTGAAAAGGGTAGCTGCTAAGTAGACAAGGGAACTTCTTCTTCCTTGGTTTGATTCAGATTCCGTAACCTTTGCTTGATGAGCCTTGATCACAGGCAACTTGAGAGCAGAAGCCTGTGGAGATGCAACAGAAGGCATGGAGGTGAGCTTGGCATTGAGGTCGGAGCATCCTGATCTGGCATAGTTACAGGCCAAGACACTGGAGTTCATGGCAGACATGGTGGATGCAATTACTTTTCTGGTTTTGATCAAACTTCAAAAGAAAACCAGGTTGATTTGCAAGACCAAAAGCCAACTCAAATTGTGTGCTTCTTAATCCTAGTGGCtctatttttttggtttttttattttacttttgttgtgttgtttgaGGCTGAGGATTTGTGATAAGGAGTGGATACGATAAGTGTAACGTAATTTAAGGTTGTGGTTGGAGTGTGGATAAGGTGCGATTGCCTCACTCCTTATTGGCATATCTTGCTTTTGTGACACTTCAGCTTCTCGTGGTTGGTATCTCTGGCCCCACTTCAAAATTCTCACCTCTTATCTAGTCTTCATGTAtttcaattacttttttatatatatataaattaacttacataaattaattttaaaatctgaatattatttaaaaaacgtTTAAGAAGTTGTTTATATAGTAGATGTATAAAGAAGTGATTTGTTTTGTTAAGTTCCACAAAGTAATGGGGttcttctatatttttaaacagTATTGGGCTTAAATTCATGCCAGAAGCCCAAGACGAGCCCAAATCAATTTATGATGTGGACAAACAAAAAGTTCCCCGGCCCATTTGTGCCTGCAAGAACCTCCATTATCATTTaacagaaagaaagagaaagtggGATTTTTGAAACCTATTGGGTGAAAAAAGTAATCCCGGTCAGTGAtactcaaatttataaataagttatattttttatttatgataaaaaaactattttagatagtaataaattttagtttataaaattatatcctggtttatatataatgattaattatttggatctctaaaattattgattatttaataatatttttatagtgaTACTATTACATCACTTATATTTGTTTACATAAATCTTTGTTTACTGGCTATCTCTTTCGAAGATTAAAGAGAGTTAGTATAAAACTTAACCCttttaattgaatgaattttaaaatactttcaATTAACAACTTTACATATCAGCGTAATCCGAATCAGGAATAGATAACATATTTTCAGCCCTAATAATTACTATTACTCATATATAAagtgaaataaaacaaaatgttaaAAGGAAACATAATCCTAAAcaatatctattttaaaaacttcTCTGAACCCATTTTTCAAAAagcaaaaagttaaaaagtataTTCACCAATTTAAATTAAACCCATTGCGATCTTAACCAATCAATTTGATCTGGCCGTGATTACTTTAGACAATTAATCTCACTCATAGAACAAGTGGGATACATGCATAGAAACATACCTTAAGaaaataaatcttatttaattaGTGAGTTATTGTCATATTTAACTTGAACttgctttttctttatttctctctctctcttctattttatatgtatgaatttatatttggCTTTCCCGGATTTCTGGTTTTCTTACCCTCTGATTTGTTCTTACATAGTTCATAGCAAGAACATtcaatatataacatattacCCTATCAATTTGCTACAAGGCTGTAAAATGCAATGATCAAAGCATATGTCATGCGTTGAACTTCAACAGCAAATCAAAATCCAGCCACTTAGAtggtatatatgtatgtatgagTTTTATGATACACCATTTCCCTTTTAGtgcatttattttattggaaCTTGATTAGTGGTTTCTGCATCAGCttccatttatttattattcatgctCTATGAAGTGGATAAAGTATGCagctttctgtttttctttacTTAGTTGTTAACAGCAACGATCAGGGACGTTTTCTTATTCACTTGTAGCATTTTGCAATCAAATCTAAATCCAAAGTGATGTGTATCTTAATTCTTAGATTACTGCCGCTAATTGAAGAACTGAGGTTAAAGCAAGATCAATCGAATCTTGGTGGTTTAACtgtttctgaaatttaaaaagcATTGGTGTGAGCAGCAATGCCACTGGCAATAATTTTCTTGTGATTGTCCTACAAATTTTGTTGGCTGAGACAGATTAACGTGATGTTTAATCACCGTTTTAtatgaatttcaaattaaacCCTTCCATTAAATAATGGACTAGAAATATTTGGTAGGTTGCTTTACGCACTAAAATATTGATATCAAATACTCTTTTCCACttaatgtgtattttttatttgtataaaaatgaaGTGGTGGAATGCATCTGCAAAATATTGTCTGGTTCATTGGATTAAGCAATTCTTGGTGAACTTCAGACTGAGAAAGAGTGTTCCATTTGTTTCATTCaacttagttttagtttattaaacatattagtTAAGTGGAAATAATAATGATGAAAAAAGTTGGTGACCATAAAAAGTAAACACTCGTGTTTTCTCTTATCTTGGTCTACAGTAATTCACTTTTATCTTCACTTTTACCTTTGAATTAAATTGCGTGAAAACACTAGAAATAAGAACTTGATAATATCATTGAAAAGAATGCAGTAACAAAAAATTAACTAGTATATCTTACATTTGAGGTCAAAACAAAGCAACAGAAAGTTTCAAAACATTATATCTGAGGATTGATTATGGTTGATCGGTTCTAATACGAGAGTAATTAGCTAGCATAGTTCCCTATAGTTACGCTCCAAAGCTTCATGTTCTAGTGGTTGGATCCTTACAATGGTCTGTGGCACTGGTGGCTGGGATCCAACAATTTTCTTACAAGTCTCAATGAGGCACTGTCTGCACTTGGGGCATGATGAGTGAGAGCTAAGCCATCTGTCAATGCAGCGAACGTGGAAACCATGGTTGCATTTTGGCAGAATGCGTAGCTTATCACCAGTGACAAACTCTGAGAGGCATATCACACACTCGGTGTCCAAACCTGGGAGTTTGAACTCTGTTGAGTAGCTGACGGTGGGAAAAGTCTTGAGGGCTTTCTTCTTGATTCCTGTGTTGGCCAAACGTGATGAAGAGTTGGTGACAGTTGAAGGGTCGTTGATGACTATGTTTGAGCATCTCAACACACACTTTATGATGGAGTTCAAGCCGAGTGAGCAAATGACAGCACACAAGAGCACAGCGAGTATCATGACAACATTTGCATCGAAGTCACGACCTTTGAAATAGGAGTCTGTTGAGTTGTAAATGATGGAATCTGAGGATTTGGGCAAGTCAGCTACGTTGATTGATTGATGAAGTGGGTCTTGAAGGAGTAGCTTTCTTGAGCTTGAGTCCATGAGAAGGTCATGAAGCAAATGTGAAGTAAAGGAAGTTGAAGCATACATGTTTGATGGTATCTTCAAGAAGAGTTAGTTTTTGGAGCTTGAGGTTGGTTATAGGTC contains:
- the LOC108334969 gene encoding photosystem I reaction center subunit N, chloroplastic — encoded protein: MSAMNSSVLACNYARSGCSDLNAKLTSMPSVASPQASALKLPVIKAHQAKVTESESNQGRRSSLVYLAATLFTAAAAASNSSANAGIIEEYLERSKTNKELNDKKRLATTGANFARAYTVEFGTCKFPENFTGCQDLAKQKKVPFLSDDLELECEGKDKYKCGSNVFWKW
- the LOC108340450 gene encoding RING-H2 finger protein ATL78, encoding MYASTSFTSHLLHDLLMDSSSRKLLLQDPLHQSINVADLPKSSDSIIYNSTDSYFKGRDFDANVVMILAVLLCAVICSLGLNSIIKCVLRCSNIVINDPSTVTNSSSRLANTGIKKKALKTFPTVSYSTEFKLPGLDTECVICLSEFVTGDKLRILPKCNHGFHVRCIDRWLSSHSSCPKCRQCLIETCKKIVGSQPPVPQTIVRIQPLEHEALERNYRELC